Proteins encoded by one window of Salmonirosea aquatica:
- a CDS encoding Crp/Fnr family transcriptional regulator, with the protein MIDPLTQGATRLRGPVHQFAQITDEEWSRLAPHLFLKTFKKQENFVREGVVASEVGLVVEGAFRQFYNKDGEERTTDFFFEDQLVGAYMSCVTGKPSPVTIEALSEAMELAESRTVYGKVILVS; encoded by the coding sequence ATGATCGATCCCTTAACTCAGGGTGCTACCCGACTCCGCGGGCCAGTCCATCAGTTTGCCCAAATCACCGACGAAGAGTGGTCAAGGCTGGCGCCTCATCTATTCCTCAAAACCTTTAAGAAGCAGGAGAACTTCGTGCGGGAAGGTGTAGTAGCCAGCGAGGTGGGATTGGTAGTGGAAGGGGCATTCCGCCAGTTTTATAACAAGGATGGCGAAGAGCGTACCACCGACTTTTTCTTTGAAGACCAACTGGTAGGTGCTTACATGAGTTGCGTGACGGGAAAGCCTTCGCCGGTAACGATCGAGGCGTTGAGCGAGGCCATGGAACTAGCCGAATCCCGTACGGTATACGGGAAGGTGATTTTAGTGTCTTAG
- a CDS encoding ABC transporter permease, with the protein MLRNYLKIAYRNLAKNKGYSFINITGLAVGMAVAIMIGLWMNDELSYDQYHKNYSRIAQVYQSQTFNGKIGTGQAIPRPLEMALRNDYADNFKHIVMSSWNFRKILTYGETKLAKQGNFMQAGAPEMLGLEMLSGQKDGLKDINSILLASSTAEALFGKEDPMGKIVKMDNQYNLKVTGVYADIPPNNTLTTTSFIVPWEHQTTNTEWIKNAADQWGNNSFQMFVQIADNTTMEKVSAQIRDVKMKIDDKDITQHKPVIFLLPMQDWHLKSRFEDGIQTGGRIENVWLFGIIGAFVLLLACINFMNLSTARSEKRAKEVGIRKSVGSVRTQLISQFLSESFMVVGLAFFLAMLLVLITLPSFNTLADKKIEFPWTNGYFWGAILLFVFFTGLLSGSYPALYLSSFQPVKVLKGTFRVGRFAALPRKVLVVVQFTVSVALIIGTIIVFQQIQYSKNRPIGYDRKGLIQIPLSSGSFDGKYDFIRQEFLKSGAVVEMSSSSSPTTAVFSNRSGFLWEGKPEGFQEDLAWTEVSPEYVKSLGLKIIAGRDFSREFATDSNAVILNKTAVKYMGLKEPIGAIIRDDDEEDPAPPRTVIGVIDDMIMQSPYEPVKQSMYVFDKYGNASYYNLRLNPNQSASESVATIEQIYKKNFPDLPFEYKFVDEEYAAKFSSEERVGKLAGVFTGLAILISCLGLFGLASFMAEQRTKEIGVRKVLGASVTSLWRLLSKDFVTLVIIALLIASPLAWYFMDGWLQKYTYRTDLAWWIFALAGVGALAITLLTVSFQAIKAALMNPVKSLRSE; encoded by the coding sequence ATGCTCAGAAACTATCTAAAAATCGCTTACCGTAATCTCGCCAAAAATAAGGGGTACTCCTTCATCAACATCACTGGGCTGGCCGTAGGCATGGCCGTGGCGATCATGATTGGATTGTGGATGAACGACGAACTTTCTTACGATCAATACCACAAGAATTACAGCCGGATTGCGCAGGTGTACCAAAGCCAAACTTTTAACGGAAAAATTGGTACGGGCCAAGCTATTCCGAGGCCACTCGAAATGGCGCTGCGTAACGACTACGCCGATAATTTCAAGCATATTGTCATGAGTAGCTGGAATTTCCGGAAAATCCTGACGTATGGCGAAACCAAGCTGGCCAAACAAGGCAACTTCATGCAGGCAGGGGCACCCGAAATGTTGGGCCTCGAGATGCTTTCAGGCCAAAAAGACGGCTTGAAAGATATCAACTCGATTTTACTGGCCTCCTCTACCGCCGAGGCACTATTTGGGAAAGAAGATCCCATGGGTAAAATCGTGAAAATGGACAACCAGTACAATTTGAAGGTAACGGGGGTATACGCCGATATTCCGCCTAACAACACACTGACTACTACCTCTTTTATTGTACCCTGGGAACATCAAACTACCAACACGGAATGGATCAAGAATGCGGCTGACCAATGGGGCAACAATTCCTTTCAAATGTTCGTGCAGATCGCCGATAACACGACGATGGAAAAGGTGTCGGCGCAGATCAGGGATGTGAAAATGAAAATTGACGATAAGGACATAACCCAGCACAAGCCGGTCATATTTCTGCTCCCCATGCAGGACTGGCACCTGAAGTCGCGTTTTGAGGATGGTATACAAACGGGCGGACGCATCGAAAACGTCTGGCTGTTCGGGATCATCGGCGCTTTCGTGCTGTTGCTGGCCTGTATTAATTTCATGAACCTCAGCACGGCACGTTCCGAGAAACGCGCCAAAGAAGTGGGTATCCGTAAGTCGGTGGGTTCAGTAAGAACGCAGCTGATCAGCCAGTTTCTGAGCGAGTCGTTTATGGTAGTAGGGCTGGCGTTTTTTCTGGCCATGCTTCTGGTGCTGATTACCCTCCCGTCTTTCAATACATTGGCGGATAAAAAGATTGAATTCCCCTGGACGAACGGTTATTTCTGGGGAGCTATCCTGCTGTTTGTCTTTTTTACCGGTTTGCTTTCCGGCAGTTATCCCGCCCTGTACCTCTCCTCATTTCAGCCGGTAAAAGTACTGAAAGGTACCTTCCGGGTAGGGCGCTTCGCGGCGCTACCCCGTAAGGTGCTGGTGGTCGTTCAATTTACCGTTTCGGTGGCTCTGATTATTGGTACCATCATCGTGTTTCAGCAAATACAGTACTCAAAGAACCGTCCCATTGGCTATGACCGTAAAGGACTCATTCAGATCCCTTTGAGTAGCGGTTCTTTTGATGGTAAGTACGACTTCATACGCCAGGAATTCCTCAAATCGGGCGCAGTAGTAGAAATGTCCTCCTCCAGCAGTCCGACTACTGCCGTTTTCTCCAACCGTTCCGGGTTTCTCTGGGAAGGTAAGCCCGAAGGTTTTCAGGAAGATCTGGCCTGGACGGAGGTTTCGCCCGAATATGTCAAATCGCTGGGGCTAAAAATCATTGCGGGGCGCGACTTCTCGCGCGAGTTCGCTACTGACTCCAATGCAGTGATTCTTAACAAGACAGCCGTAAAGTATATGGGCCTCAAAGAACCCATTGGGGCTATCATTCGCGACGACGATGAGGAAGATCCGGCCCCGCCTCGGACCGTCATTGGTGTAATCGACGACATGATCATGCAGTCGCCCTACGAACCTGTGAAGCAGTCGATGTACGTGTTTGATAAGTACGGCAATGCCAGTTATTACAACCTCCGGCTCAATCCCAACCAAAGCGCCAGTGAAAGCGTGGCTACCATCGAGCAGATTTATAAGAAAAACTTTCCCGACCTACCCTTCGAATACAAATTTGTGGATGAAGAGTACGCCGCCAAATTCTCTTCCGAAGAGCGGGTTGGTAAGCTCGCGGGCGTCTTCACCGGACTGGCTATTCTGATCAGCTGCCTGGGCCTGTTCGGGCTGGCCTCTTTCATGGCTGAGCAGCGTACCAAGGAAATTGGGGTACGTAAAGTGCTGGGTGCCAGTGTAACCAGTTTGTGGCGACTGCTTTCCAAAGACTTTGTGACGCTGGTAATCATCGCTTTGCTCATCGCTTCCCCACTGGCCTGGTATTTCATGGACGGCTGGCTGCAGAAGTACACCTATCGCACCGACCTGGCCTGGTGGATTTTTGCCCTGGCGGGAGTGGGAGCGTTGGCCATTACACTGCTGACGGTGAGCTTTCAGGCCATTAAGGCGGCGCTGATGAACCCGGTAAAATCACTCAGGAGCGAGTAA
- a CDS encoding ABC transporter permease, with amino-acid sequence MIKNYFKIALRTLWKSKGYAAINVFGLSVAFCVCVFLFLTAYRQLTFDDFHEDSDRIFQLYSVTNNAEKTDRSKATSLPLVPALQAEFSKDLAAVTRIWSGTKSLVTHQEKSLDKMVVGVDSGFLNVFTFPLVKGSRQTALRDLNGIVITEDMARSIFGDAEPIGKQLQLGGGRDQRTYQVTGICRDVPDNSSIHFDALIRIESTNSYHAFKDKWDAYSGTSYIKLAPAISEQAFENQLRQFAKKYYPDNISKLKTQGAKPDELGDIFAIRLQNMADVHFGKELSGGKGTPFAAVFAIIGIGLFILLIACINFINLNMARSFTRMREVGVRKSVGATKKQLFVQIWGESVLLCFLGFVGGVLLAFQLVSLFNATFDAQVNLFDIVLMQKGFILLMLSVFLLVTFIAGGYPAIKMAGYNPVLVLKGKLSLKRPGGLRNSLIVSQFAISCLLICCTVIAVQQLRFLRQLPLGFEKEQVISIPIGNRADGRQVLQRMRNRLADDPSVVSVTGSGINLGKGKDNVTSRVSLGFTYKEREVSTDWLLVDYDYLKTLGIKLLGGREFDPAFPTDSTNRVIITESMAKKIGETDPVGKYFETDTSGTRYQIIGLVPDFYLYSVTQERMPITMHLSHSEAINYVFVRVSDQSLSGAMSKLEKIWREVAPEAEFMASFLDENIDEWFQNEERLTQIFVMASGITILLSCLGLFAVALLVIEQRTKEIGIRKVMGATVASVVMLLSRDFLKLVLIALLIAVPMAWFGMQKWLDNYTSRIEINVWVFVSVGVAALLIAWLTVSYQSIKAALMNPVKSLRSE; translated from the coding sequence ATGATTAAAAACTACTTCAAAATCGCCCTGCGTACCCTTTGGAAAAGCAAAGGGTACGCCGCCATCAATGTATTCGGCCTTTCGGTGGCCTTCTGTGTCTGCGTCTTTTTGTTTCTTACCGCGTACCGGCAGCTGACCTTCGATGATTTTCACGAAGATTCTGACCGGATTTTTCAGCTCTATTCTGTCACGAACAATGCCGAGAAAACGGACCGTTCGAAGGCTACGTCCCTGCCTTTGGTTCCGGCGCTTCAGGCCGAATTTTCAAAGGATCTGGCTGCTGTAACCCGGATTTGGAGCGGAACCAAAAGTTTGGTAACCCATCAGGAAAAGAGCCTCGACAAAATGGTGGTAGGTGTGGACTCGGGTTTTCTGAATGTATTCACATTTCCTCTTGTCAAGGGCAGTCGGCAAACGGCCCTGCGGGATCTGAATGGCATAGTCATTACTGAAGATATGGCCCGGTCGATATTTGGTGATGCCGAACCCATCGGCAAACAATTGCAACTAGGCGGTGGCCGGGATCAGCGTACCTACCAGGTCACGGGGATTTGCCGGGATGTGCCCGATAATTCTTCGATCCACTTCGATGCCTTGATCCGGATTGAAAGTACAAATAGCTACCATGCTTTCAAAGACAAATGGGATGCGTATTCAGGTACCTCGTACATCAAGTTGGCCCCTGCCATCAGTGAGCAGGCCTTTGAAAATCAGCTGCGTCAATTTGCAAAAAAGTACTACCCGGATAATATCAGCAAACTGAAAACCCAGGGCGCTAAACCCGACGAGCTGGGAGATATTTTTGCCATACGCCTGCAGAACATGGCCGATGTGCATTTCGGCAAGGAATTGTCAGGTGGAAAAGGTACTCCATTCGCGGCAGTGTTTGCCATTATTGGCATCGGTTTGTTCATTCTGCTGATTGCCTGCATCAACTTCATTAACCTGAACATGGCCCGCTCCTTTACCCGGATGCGCGAAGTTGGAGTCCGCAAATCGGTCGGCGCGACTAAAAAACAACTTTTTGTCCAGATTTGGGGCGAGTCGGTGCTGTTGTGTTTCCTGGGCTTTGTAGGAGGCGTGTTGCTGGCCTTCCAGCTAGTATCGCTGTTCAATGCCACCTTCGATGCCCAAGTGAATCTTTTTGATATTGTTCTAATGCAGAAAGGGTTCATTCTGCTCATGCTGAGCGTATTTTTATTGGTGACGTTTATCGCAGGGGGGTACCCTGCTATAAAAATGGCCGGGTATAATCCAGTCTTGGTTTTGAAAGGCAAACTTTCGTTAAAGCGTCCCGGTGGTTTGCGTAATTCTCTTATTGTTAGTCAGTTTGCCATTTCGTGCTTACTAATTTGCTGTACGGTCATCGCGGTGCAACAGCTACGCTTTCTACGTCAACTCCCGCTGGGATTTGAGAAAGAACAGGTCATCAGTATACCCATCGGCAACCGGGCCGATGGTCGCCAGGTACTGCAGCGGATGCGCAACCGTCTGGCTGATGATCCGTCGGTGGTATCGGTGACGGGCAGTGGGATTAATCTGGGGAAGGGCAAGGACAACGTGACTTCGCGGGTATCGTTGGGATTTACGTACAAAGAGCGAGAAGTATCGACCGATTGGCTGTTGGTGGATTATGATTATCTCAAAACCTTGGGTATCAAGTTGCTCGGAGGCCGGGAGTTCGATCCGGCTTTTCCGACGGACTCCACCAACCGGGTGATTATTACCGAAAGTATGGCCAAAAAAATTGGTGAAACGGACCCGGTGGGCAAGTACTTCGAAACCGACACTTCCGGCACTCGCTATCAGATCATTGGCTTGGTACCCGACTTTTACCTGTACTCGGTCACGCAGGAGCGGATGCCCATCACCATGCACCTGTCTCATTCGGAGGCGATCAACTACGTCTTCGTCAGAGTCTCAGATCAAAGTTTGTCGGGTGCCATGAGCAAGCTGGAGAAAATCTGGCGGGAGGTAGCACCCGAAGCCGAATTCATGGCTTCGTTCCTGGATGAAAATATCGACGAATGGTTTCAGAATGAAGAGCGGCTCACTCAGATTTTTGTCATGGCTTCAGGTATCACGATTCTGTTATCGTGCCTGGGACTTTTTGCGGTGGCTCTGCTGGTCATCGAGCAGCGTACCAAAGAGATTGGTATCCGCAAGGTAATGGGAGCCACGGTTGCGTCGGTCGTGATGCTGCTCTCAAGGGATTTTCTCAAACTGGTACTGATAGCGCTGCTCATCGCCGTGCCGATGGCCTGGTTTGGGATGCAGAAGTGGCTCGACAATTATACTTCCCGCATCGAAATAAACGTCTGGGTATTCGTAAGCGTCGGCGTTGCGGCGCTGTTGATCGCGTGGCTCACGGTGAGCTATCAGAGTATAAAGGCTGCCCTGATGAATCCGGTAAAAAGTTTACGGTCAGAATAG
- a CDS encoding ABC transporter permease: MLNNYLKIAYCALLRSKFFSALNIIGLAVGIALGMLIGSYVWSEFQVNRQLRNAGQQYIVQSKWKQENMGLDFTTLAPFGQALKMQYPTLVADAYAFYGVSATISHDNNHFRESIQIGDSSLLTMYGFKLLHGDPRTALTQPNSLVITETIARKFFGRTDVLNQSLTLETPQSGKQQFVVTGVLERPSPNSVTQLLAEAAEVFMAPGALPYFGGNLTDWTNVYIPTYVELQPGVLPSDLAKPLAQLIATNAPPDTQKNLIAYLTPLTDYYLKSNNGLVRRMIHTLGWVAIFILLMAAINFVNLSLGSASTRLREIGVRKALGGLRRQLATQFLLEALVLMLIATGLSVGLYALFRPVFSEVVGKTIPSLGDLPGTYMGLTLAMVLSVGLLAGGTPHYIFRPTHQSTL, from the coding sequence ATGCTGAACAATTACCTCAAAATCGCCTACTGCGCCCTTCTACGGAGCAAGTTTTTTTCGGCCCTGAATATCATCGGCCTGGCGGTGGGTATTGCATTGGGCATGCTGATAGGTAGTTATGTGTGGAGTGAGTTTCAGGTAAACCGACAATTGCGCAATGCCGGACAGCAGTACATCGTGCAAAGTAAGTGGAAGCAGGAAAACATGGGACTGGACTTCACGACACTGGCTCCTTTCGGGCAGGCTTTGAAAATGCAGTACCCCACGCTAGTAGCCGACGCATACGCATTTTACGGCGTCAGTGCTACCATAAGTCATGACAATAACCATTTCCGGGAGTCTATTCAGATCGGTGATTCGAGTCTGCTGACTATGTATGGTTTTAAGCTCCTGCACGGCGACCCGCGTACCGCCCTGACCCAACCGAATAGCCTTGTCATCACCGAAACCATCGCCCGTAAGTTCTTTGGTAGGACGGATGTACTGAATCAGTCGCTTACTTTGGAAACCCCGCAGTCAGGAAAGCAACAGTTTGTCGTTACTGGAGTTTTGGAGCGGCCTTCCCCTAATTCCGTGACGCAACTATTGGCGGAGGCCGCCGAGGTTTTTATGGCTCCGGGCGCTTTACCTTACTTTGGGGGAAACTTGACCGATTGGACAAACGTCTACATCCCTACCTACGTGGAATTACAACCGGGTGTACTGCCTTCGGACCTGGCAAAACCTCTCGCCCAACTCATCGCTACGAATGCTCCGCCCGACACCCAGAAAAATCTGATTGCCTACCTGACTCCGCTGACCGACTATTATTTGAAAAGCAATAATGGCTTGGTGCGCCGGATGATCCATACGCTGGGATGGGTGGCAATCTTCATTTTGCTGATGGCCGCCATCAATTTTGTCAATTTGTCGCTGGGCAGTGCTTCCACCCGATTGCGGGAAATCGGCGTCCGCAAGGCATTGGGCGGTCTACGCCGACAGCTGGCTACGCAATTCCTGCTGGAGGCCCTGGTGTTGATGCTCATAGCTACCGGGCTTTCGGTGGGTTTATACGCTCTCTTTCGCCCGGTGTTCAGCGAGGTTGTGGGGAAAACGATTCCATCCTTGGGGGACTTGCCTGGTACCTACATGGGGCTGACGTTGGCTATGGTACTTTCGGTGGGTTTATTGGCGGGGGGTACCCCGCACTATATCTTTCGGCCTACTCATCAGTCGACTCTTTAA
- a CDS encoding ABC transporter permease: MAEGRWFRRGLVTVQFTMAVLVFVGAIFVSRQISYFFNADLGFKKEALLTVSSLPRTWSPEGVDRMEDAREQFARLPGIGSASLSFEIPNGNAGLNTRVYLPEQDSTRAVNMTTLTTDANFAKTYQIDVLSGRYFRPDAREQDANGIVLNESAARAMGFVTPEVAVNKMVRIQGSPLPFRVLGVIRNFHFGTMHKSIEPILIGHIQNVPLYRYFSFRITSGNVRPALAEIEKKWHELFPDAPLEYAFLDQTLEKLYKTELQMEKASYVAMAVSLLIVLLGVVGLVSLTVSRRTKEVGIRKVLGASVAGIVGLFLREYVWILLIANLVACPLAYWLLSDWLAGYAYHTPITWVPFVQVGAGLAFVTAILIGLQVAKTALTDPVKSLRSE, encoded by the coding sequence GTGGCGGAAGGGCGGTGGTTCCGGCGGGGACTGGTGACGGTGCAGTTTACGATGGCAGTGCTGGTTTTTGTGGGAGCCATCTTCGTTTCTCGACAAATTTCTTACTTTTTCAATGCGGATCTGGGTTTCAAAAAAGAGGCTCTTCTGACCGTGTCATCTCTCCCGCGCACCTGGTCGCCCGAGGGCGTCGACCGCATGGAGGATGCCCGTGAGCAATTCGCCCGCCTGCCCGGCATCGGCTCAGCCAGCCTGTCCTTTGAAATTCCCAACGGAAATGCCGGATTGAATACGCGGGTGTACCTACCCGAACAGGACAGTACCCGGGCCGTCAATATGACTACCCTCACCACCGATGCGAATTTTGCCAAAACGTACCAGATCGACGTCCTGAGCGGAAGGTACTTTCGGCCTGATGCCAGGGAGCAGGATGCGAATGGAATTGTATTGAACGAGTCGGCGGCCAGGGCGATGGGATTTGTAACACCCGAGGTGGCGGTCAACAAAATGGTACGGATACAGGGTAGCCCGCTTCCGTTTCGGGTACTGGGCGTAATCAGGAATTTTCATTTCGGTACAATGCACAAGAGCATCGAACCCATACTCATCGGGCACATTCAGAATGTCCCGCTCTACCGCTACTTCTCCTTTCGGATTACATCCGGGAATGTACGTCCCGCTCTTGCGGAAATCGAAAAAAAATGGCACGAGCTTTTTCCCGACGCCCCGCTCGAGTACGCCTTCCTGGACCAGACGCTGGAGAAATTATACAAAACCGAATTGCAAATGGAAAAAGCCTCCTACGTAGCTATGGCGGTATCTTTGTTGATCGTACTACTGGGGGTCGTTGGCCTGGTTTCCTTAACCGTTTCCCGGCGTACCAAGGAGGTAGGAATCCGGAAAGTATTAGGTGCTTCGGTTGCCGGTATCGTTGGTTTGTTTCTGCGCGAATATGTCTGGATACTGCTCATCGCCAACCTGGTAGCGTGCCCGTTGGCGTATTGGCTCCTCTCGGACTGGCTGGCCGGTTATGCCTACCATACGCCCATCACCTGGGTACCTTTCGTGCAGGTCGGGGCAGGGCTGGCCTTTGTGACGGCTATACTGATCGGTTTGCAGGTAGCTAAAACCGCGCTGACGGATCCGGTGAAGTCATTGAGGAGTGAGTGA
- a CDS encoding ABC transporter permease has translation MFRNYFKIAWRNLLANKIFSLINIFGLAVGIASFMLIAVFVYSELNYDNYPANARNIYRLNLSVVGNGDVAVYPHVDAAVGEGIQRAFPEVKTSTRLSPAIDYVQYKENQFKEAHLAFADSNFLQLFSIPLIKGDAATALISPNSIVVSKDFAQKYFGSEDPIGKSLAVGTQRTAYMVTGVIDKVPDNSHFHIDAFLSFSTWHMTNPTWSNVGFFTYVELVDQADPKKLEAKFPQLVAKYVVPEVQRDMGISMAEAQKSINTFRFSLQPLTDIHLYSNTKYELEPNGDIQYVYIFSALALFILLLACINFTNLSTALGAKRSREVGIRKVMGSIRKQLIFQFLAESVLLTLLAMVCAYGLTFFLLPSFNQVANKTIDFSFLLSYQVILVLFLISLLSGIIAGIYPAFFLSSFSIIKTLKGSFFSEGSQKKSLHSGLIVFQFSVSTILLIATLIVYKQLHFMQNKKLGYDKDQVIALPDTRLLGDKQLAFKEQLLRNSQVVSASLSRYAPGGIMMDGTQIYPRNETSNGVEIHTNIFHIDYDYLSTLGIPIVQGRNFSRDFPTDSLAGVLINKSAVRELGWKNTDPIGKTIVRSGNHEYKVIGVVKDFNYVSVKQKVAPLMLMMGRNAGGILIKIKTTDVAGFLADLKNQWETFNPNGPLEYHFLDDQFKTFYASEQRTQQLFTAFALLAVIIASLGLFALSAFVIEKRTKEIGVRKVMGASVVGIVALLSKDFLKLVLIAIVIASPIAWYAMNAWLADFAYKIEISWWVFALAGGLAVCIALLTVSYQSIKAALMNPVKSLRSE, from the coding sequence ATGTTCAGAAACTATTTCAAAATCGCCTGGCGAAACCTACTCGCCAATAAAATATTTTCGCTAATAAACATTTTCGGATTAGCCGTAGGTATTGCCAGTTTTATGCTAATTGCCGTGTTTGTTTATAGCGAATTGAATTATGATAACTACCCTGCTAATGCCAGGAATATTTATCGCTTGAATTTATCTGTTGTTGGCAATGGCGATGTGGCCGTCTATCCCCATGTGGATGCGGCTGTCGGCGAGGGCATCCAACGGGCCTTTCCAGAAGTAAAAACATCAACAAGGCTTTCGCCAGCTATCGATTATGTCCAATACAAAGAAAATCAGTTTAAAGAAGCGCACCTTGCTTTTGCAGATTCCAATTTCCTGCAACTGTTTTCAATTCCACTCATTAAAGGTGATGCCGCAACGGCCCTGATTTCCCCCAATAGTATTGTTGTCTCAAAAGATTTTGCCCAAAAATATTTTGGCAGTGAAGATCCTATTGGAAAATCATTGGCGGTAGGTACACAACGGACGGCCTATATGGTCACAGGGGTTATCGACAAGGTACCTGATAATTCGCATTTTCACATCGATGCCTTTTTGAGCTTTTCGACCTGGCATATGACCAATCCAACCTGGAGTAACGTAGGTTTTTTTACATACGTAGAATTAGTGGATCAGGCTGATCCGAAAAAACTGGAAGCAAAATTCCCACAACTCGTTGCCAAATACGTAGTACCGGAAGTGCAACGCGACATGGGAATTAGTATGGCAGAAGCACAGAAATCAATAAACACATTTCGATTTTCATTACAGCCCCTTACGGACATCCATTTGTATTCAAATACAAAATACGAACTGGAGCCGAATGGTGATATACAGTACGTTTATATTTTCTCGGCATTAGCGCTGTTTATCCTACTGTTAGCCTGCATCAACTTCACCAATCTATCGACTGCACTGGGAGCTAAGCGTTCCAGAGAAGTAGGTATTCGGAAAGTAATGGGGTCGATCAGGAAGCAGCTGATTTTCCAGTTTTTGGCGGAATCAGTATTGCTTACATTATTAGCCATGGTATGTGCCTATGGCCTAACATTCTTTCTATTACCGTCCTTCAATCAGGTCGCGAACAAAACCATTGACTTTTCATTTCTTCTAAGCTATCAGGTTATTCTGGTACTATTTCTGATTAGCTTGTTGTCTGGAATAATTGCGGGAATTTATCCGGCGTTTTTTCTGTCCTCGTTCAGCATTATTAAAACCCTGAAAGGCTCATTCTTCAGCGAAGGATCACAGAAAAAATCCTTACATAGTGGATTGATTGTGTTTCAGTTTTCTGTTTCAACTATCCTGCTGATTGCTACTCTCATTGTGTATAAGCAACTGCATTTTATGCAGAATAAGAAATTAGGGTATGATAAAGATCAGGTCATCGCGCTGCCCGATACCCGTTTATTAGGTGACAAGCAGCTTGCCTTCAAGGAGCAACTTTTGCGGAATAGTCAGGTTGTTTCCGCGAGTCTGTCGCGCTATGCTCCAGGCGGAATTATGATGGATGGCACACAGATATATCCTAGAAATGAAACATCGAATGGTGTCGAAATCCATACTAATATCTTTCATATTGACTATGATTATCTCAGCACATTAGGTATACCAATCGTACAGGGCCGTAATTTCTCCAGAGACTTCCCGACGGATTCACTTGCTGGGGTACTTATTAATAAGTCAGCTGTTCGTGAATTAGGTTGGAAGAATACCGATCCGATCGGTAAAACCATTGTCCGGTCAGGGAACCATGAATACAAGGTCATTGGCGTGGTTAAGGATTTTAACTACGTGTCGGTAAAGCAAAAAGTGGCTCCGCTCATGCTGATGATGGGGAGAAATGCCGGTGGTATTCTTATCAAAATTAAAACGACGGATGTAGCTGGTTTTTTGGCCGATTTGAAAAACCAATGGGAGACCTTTAATCCTAATGGTCCATTGGAATATCATTTTCTGGACGATCAGTTTAAGACTTTTTATGCCAGTGAGCAACGCACTCAGCAACTATTTACTGCATTTGCCTTGCTGGCTGTCATTATCGCCAGCCTTGGGCTATTTGCCCTTTCGGCTTTCGTTATTGAAAAGCGCACCAAGGAAATCGGCGTGCGCAAAGTGATGGGCGCTAGTGTGGTAGGTATCGTCGCGCTATTATCAAAAGATTTCCTCAAACTCGTCTTGATTGCCATAGTCATCGCCTCACCCATTGCCTGGTACGCCATGAATGCATGGTTAGCAGATTTTGCCTACAAAATAGAAATCAGTTGGTGGGTTTTTGCGCTGGCAGGTGGGCTGGCCGTATGTATCGCGCTGCTCACGGTAAGTTATCAGAGTATCAAGGCCGCGCTGATGAATCCGGTGAAAAGTCTCAGGTCTGAATAG
- a CDS encoding RNA polymerase sigma factor — MSLLRPKKYETLEELVRACQRQEGRAQTVLYERYKSRLLGSCLRYAKTRAEAEDIFQEAFVKVFRNLPELKEESAIDGWVKSIVIRTAINYYYRTTKAQETHISLDECNTDLESEEYVRIIDQININVLLEIIQQLPDGYRMVVNLHMIDGYPHTEIARMLDISEGTSRSQYMRGRNLLLKKLQEHGITQYENS; from the coding sequence ATGTCCTTACTCCGCCCAAAAAAATACGAAACACTGGAAGAGCTGGTGCGGGCTTGCCAACGGCAGGAGGGCAGGGCGCAGACGGTACTCTACGAACGGTACAAGTCGCGATTGCTTGGGAGTTGCCTTCGCTACGCCAAAACCAGGGCCGAAGCGGAGGATATTTTTCAGGAAGCTTTTGTCAAAGTCTTCAGGAATCTGCCCGAATTAAAAGAAGAAAGTGCTATCGACGGATGGGTGAAGTCCATTGTAATCCGTACGGCCATCAACTACTACTACCGCACCACCAAGGCTCAGGAAACGCACATTTCGTTGGATGAATGCAACACCGATCTTGAATCGGAAGAATATGTAAGAATCATAGACCAAATCAATATTAATGTGTTGCTGGAAATTATTCAGCAATTACCCGATGGCTACCGGATGGTAGTGAATCTGCACATGATCGATGGGTACCCCCATACCGAAATCGCCAGGATGCTCGACATTTCGGAAGGTACCTCCAGGTCGCAATACATGCGGGGCAGAAATTTACTTTTGAAGAAATTACAGGAACACGGAATTACGCAATATGAAAACTCCTGA